In a genomic window of Streptomyces noursei ATCC 11455:
- a CDS encoding cytochrome P450: MTSPYEPYEPGAAPQPSCPGQGVPLPPEGAVPPPGCPAHEGPSQTAGHPDPNVPMRLYGPEFAADPHGFYTRLRQYGAVAPVEIAPDVPALLVTDYRAALELLNDDTTWSKDSRAWMQTVPPDSPVMPMLHWRPNVFYSDGPAHVRYRDVIVDSFKLVEPHELRARVHDAADTLIRRFGDRGEADLIADYARLIPLLMFNTLFGLPDSYSDRLIAAIAGMLEGNSPEEAQAANEAYTQYIMELVGAKKAQRGPDLTSWMMDHPNELGDEELIHNIILVMGAGNEPLANLIGNALARMLSDDRYYNTVSGGALTVHDAINEVLWNDPPMANYSAHFPVRDVFFHGTWVRAGQLVMVSYAAANSQFDTTGAQGPGSGSGSHLAWAAGPHACPVKRHALLIAITAIERLTAWLSDIELAVHPSELEWRNGVFHRALAALPTRFTPISPDQAGATPWQTSGPSSSTPPEPTSTVKQPASAH, from the coding sequence GTGACTTCCCCGTACGAGCCGTACGAGCCGGGCGCCGCCCCGCAGCCGTCCTGCCCCGGGCAGGGCGTTCCCCTGCCGCCGGAGGGCGCCGTCCCGCCGCCGGGATGCCCGGCGCACGAGGGGCCGTCGCAGACCGCGGGGCACCCGGACCCGAACGTCCCGATGCGGCTGTACGGGCCGGAGTTCGCGGCCGACCCGCACGGGTTCTACACGCGGCTGCGGCAGTACGGGGCGGTGGCCCCGGTGGAGATCGCGCCCGATGTGCCCGCGCTGCTGGTGACGGACTACCGGGCGGCGCTGGAGCTGCTGAACGACGACACCACCTGGTCCAAGGACTCCCGGGCCTGGATGCAGACCGTCCCGCCGGACTCGCCGGTGATGCCGATGCTGCACTGGCGGCCGAACGTCTTCTACAGCGACGGGCCGGCGCACGTCCGCTACCGCGACGTCATCGTCGACAGCTTCAAGCTCGTCGAGCCGCACGAGCTGCGGGCCCGGGTGCACGACGCGGCGGACACCCTGATCCGGCGGTTCGGCGACCGCGGCGAGGCGGATCTGATCGCGGACTACGCGCGGCTGATCCCGCTGCTGATGTTCAACACCCTCTTCGGGCTGCCCGATTCCTACAGCGACCGGCTGATCGCGGCGATCGCGGGAATGCTGGAGGGCAATTCGCCGGAAGAGGCGCAGGCCGCCAACGAGGCGTACACGCAGTACATCATGGAGCTGGTCGGCGCGAAGAAGGCACAGCGCGGGCCGGACCTCACCTCGTGGATGATGGACCATCCCAACGAGCTGGGCGACGAGGAACTGATCCACAACATCATCCTCGTGATGGGGGCGGGCAACGAGCCGCTGGCCAACCTCATCGGCAACGCCCTCGCCCGCATGCTGTCGGACGACCGCTACTACAACACCGTCTCCGGCGGGGCACTGACCGTCCACGACGCCATCAACGAGGTGCTGTGGAACGACCCGCCGATGGCCAACTACTCCGCGCACTTCCCGGTCCGGGACGTCTTCTTCCACGGCACCTGGGTGCGCGCCGGGCAGCTGGTGATGGTGTCGTACGCGGCGGCCAACAGCCAGTTCGACACCACGGGCGCCCAGGGCCCCGGGTCGGGCAGCGGATCACACCTGGCGTGGGCGGCGGGGCCGCACGCCTGTCCGGTGAAGCGGCACGCGCTGCTGATCGCCATCACCGCGATCGAGCGGCTCACCGCCTGGCTCTCGGACATCGAACTCGCCGTCCATCCAAGTGAGTTGGAGTGGCGCAACGGGGTCTTCCACCGGGCCCTGGCCGCCCTCCCGACCCGCTTCACCCCCATCAGCCCGGACCAGGCAGGAGCCACGCCATGGCAGACCAGCGGCCCTTCGTCATCGACCCCGCCGGAACCGACGTCCACGGTGAAGCAGCCCGCCTCCGCGCACTAG
- a CDS encoding GTP-binding protein, producing the protein MYLSGEHQTLVKLLVAGPFGVGKTTLIRALSETPPLHTEEVMTQSGAMVDDLAGVRDKTTTTVAIDFGRLTLPGDLVLYLFGTPGQKRFRPLWQDIARGALGALVLADTRRLADSFEVMDIVEEAGLRYAVAVNTFPDAPQYDVEKMREALDLHPDTPLVLCDARDRAQSVDALIALVRHVLDHTPEENPNP; encoded by the coding sequence ATGTACCTCAGCGGCGAGCACCAGACACTGGTGAAGCTGCTGGTCGCCGGCCCGTTCGGGGTCGGCAAGACCACGCTCATCCGCGCGCTCTCGGAAACCCCGCCGCTGCACACCGAAGAGGTGATGACGCAGAGCGGCGCGATGGTCGACGACCTCGCCGGCGTGCGGGACAAGACCACCACCACCGTCGCCATCGACTTCGGGCGGCTGACGCTGCCCGGGGACCTGGTGCTGTACCTGTTCGGCACGCCCGGGCAGAAACGGTTCCGCCCGCTGTGGCAGGACATCGCCCGCGGTGCGCTGGGCGCCCTGGTCCTCGCGGACACCCGCCGGCTGGCGGACTCGTTCGAGGTGATGGACATCGTGGAGGAGGCCGGGCTGCGCTACGCGGTCGCGGTCAACACCTTCCCCGACGCCCCGCAGTACGACGTGGAGAAGATGCGCGAGGCGCTCGACCTGCACCCGGACACCCCGTTGGTGCTGTGCGACGCCCGGGACCGGGCACAGTCCGTCGACGCACTGATCGCGCTGGTCCGACACGTCCTGGACCACACGCCCGAGGAGAACCCGAACCCGTGA
- a CDS encoding DUF742 domain-containing protein, with amino-acid sequence MTPRQSSGRRLVPAYLATGGRAQPSRNTLDRLTVLISVDMPITSEVRPEEHRILELLQPGALTLAEVAAHLHLPVSVVKVLVADLVDAGRLHARVPIPEAERFDRQILERVLDGLRSLKS; translated from the coding sequence ATGACGCCGCGCCAGAGCAGCGGACGGCGCCTCGTACCGGCCTATCTGGCGACCGGCGGACGCGCCCAACCGAGCCGCAACACGTTGGACCGGCTGACCGTGCTGATCAGTGTGGACATGCCGATCACCAGCGAAGTGCGCCCCGAAGAGCACCGGATCCTGGAGCTGCTCCAGCCCGGGGCGCTGACTCTGGCCGAGGTGGCCGCCCACCTTCACCTGCCGGTGAGCGTGGTGAAGGTGCTGGTGGCCGACCTCGTCGATGCCGGGCGCCTGCACGCCCGAGTCCCCATACCCGAAGCCGAGCGATTCGACCGGCAGATCCTGGAGAGGGTTCTCGATGGACTCCGCTCTCTCAAGTCCTAG
- a CDS encoding roadblock/LC7 domain-containing protein, giving the protein MNSPTRRRVTEDKSWVLAPLLELPHVVHAAVISGDGFIEGASPGLSREAAEGVAAMMSALQGAGRAVTAAFTEKDDARLRQTVIESDEGFVFAIPAGENTCLAVFADPEVNMGVVAHHMQIQVTTLGKKVMNSPARDLGSQA; this is encoded by the coding sequence ATGAACAGCCCCACCCGCCGCCGTGTCACCGAGGACAAGTCCTGGGTGCTGGCTCCCCTGTTGGAGCTGCCGCATGTCGTCCACGCCGCCGTCATCTCCGGCGACGGTTTCATCGAGGGTGCCTCGCCGGGCCTGTCGCGGGAGGCCGCGGAGGGCGTCGCGGCGATGATGTCGGCGCTCCAGGGCGCGGGGCGCGCGGTCACCGCGGCGTTCACCGAGAAGGACGACGCGCGGCTGCGGCAGACCGTGATCGAGTCCGACGAAGGTTTCGTCTTCGCGATTCCGGCGGGTGAGAACACCTGCCTGGCCGTCTTCGCCGACCCGGAGGTGAACATGGGCGTCGTCGCGCACCACATGCAGATCCAGGTGACGACCCTGGGCAAGAAGGTCATGAACAGCCCGGCTCGGGACCTCGGCAGCCAAGCATGA
- a CDS encoding ATP-binding protein, which yields MTSIPQALLWCLSAGTAAAVVLAALLVRVRKERAGLRTRLAAAEEHNSATLHSNTELSARLRATEAEIRHLAEARLPDLTLALAHPHVPVRGLLDKRFGGSPTDEALAAVLTQVSEAITKERTRVDAAAQSTLRGATTTIQALLYQVQTSLQTMQHTYDDPQIAQDLLNADFLNEQALRRVQATGVVCGAWPGLTREDSYLAELVVGATSRLRGYERVQVSNQLRDPVAVVARAVEPIAITVTELLANALHHSHRELPVTVTLQQGNRGASVIIDDYGVGMHDDEIKHAMELLAGADSMLLTQLGDPPRSGFAAAGQLVRQYGFGVHVEPSPYGGVRAVVYIPGDPLLTVLDESARPISVMAPMPHRAPGGPRDRVAMPSTLPTGATAPATPAAAVPTPRPAPAESFAAPEPYPAPAQSAPAHAAPAPAPAEYAAPEPEQPPAEGELPRRRRRRPVSEQQPESNPDTINLRSPEETGSRWAALQRGTESGRAAAQSEPPRSPEGNAQS from the coding sequence ATGACATCCATACCGCAGGCGCTGTTGTGGTGCCTCAGCGCAGGTACGGCCGCCGCCGTGGTGCTGGCGGCGCTCCTGGTCCGCGTGCGCAAGGAGCGGGCCGGCCTCAGAACCCGGCTGGCCGCCGCTGAGGAACACAACAGCGCCACGCTCCACAGCAACACGGAGCTGTCGGCCAGGCTGCGGGCCACGGAAGCCGAGATCCGGCACCTGGCCGAGGCCCGGCTGCCCGACCTGACGTTGGCGCTGGCGCATCCTCACGTGCCGGTGCGCGGTCTGCTGGACAAACGATTCGGCGGATCGCCGACCGACGAGGCACTGGCGGCCGTGCTGACGCAGGTCAGCGAGGCGATCACCAAGGAGCGCACCCGGGTCGACGCGGCGGCGCAGTCCACGCTGCGCGGCGCGACCACCACGATCCAGGCGCTGCTGTACCAGGTGCAGACCTCGTTGCAGACGATGCAGCACACCTACGACGACCCGCAGATCGCGCAGGACCTGCTCAACGCGGACTTCCTCAACGAGCAGGCGCTGCGCCGCGTCCAGGCCACCGGCGTCGTGTGCGGTGCCTGGCCGGGCCTGACCCGTGAGGACTCCTACCTCGCGGAGCTGGTGGTGGGCGCCACGTCGCGGCTGCGCGGCTACGAGCGGGTGCAGGTCAGCAACCAGCTGCGGGACCCGGTCGCGGTGGTGGCGCGGGCCGTCGAGCCGATCGCGATCACCGTCACCGAGCTGCTGGCGAACGCGCTGCACCACTCGCACCGGGAGCTGCCGGTCACCGTCACGCTCCAGCAGGGCAACCGCGGCGCCTCGGTGATCATCGACGACTACGGCGTCGGCATGCACGACGACGAGATCAAGCACGCGATGGAGCTGCTGGCGGGCGCTGACAGCATGCTGTTGACGCAGCTCGGCGATCCGCCGCGGTCCGGTTTCGCCGCCGCCGGCCAGCTGGTGCGGCAGTACGGCTTCGGGGTGCACGTGGAGCCGTCGCCGTACGGAGGCGTGCGGGCTGTGGTCTACATCCCGGGCGATCCGCTGCTGACCGTCCTGGACGAGAGCGCGCGGCCGATCTCGGTGATGGCGCCGATGCCGCACCGGGCCCCCGGCGGGCCGCGGGACCGGGTGGCGATGCCGTCCACGCTGCCGACCGGGGCGACCGCCCCGGCCACCCCCGCGGCGGCCGTGCCGACGCCGCGCCCCGCGCCGGCCGAGTCCTTCGCGGCGCCCGAGCCCTACCCGGCGCCCGCGCAGTCGGCGCCCGCGCACGCCGCGCCGGCCCCGGCGCCCGCGGAGTACGCCGCGCCGGAGCCGGAGCAGCCGCCGGCCGAGGGCGAGTTGCCGCGCCGGCGCCGTCGTCGGCCGGTGTCCGAGCAGCAGCCCGAGTCGAACCCCGACACGATCAACCTGCGCTCCCCGGAGGAGACGGGGTCCCGCTGGGCGGCGCTCCAGCGAGGCACCGAGTCCGGGCGGGCCGCAGCCCAGTCAGAACCCCCGCGCAGTCCCGAAGGGAACGCCCAGTCATGA
- a CDS encoding DUF397 domain-containing protein, translated as MRDYDLSTAEWHKSSYSNGEGGSCIEVARWRKSSYSGHNNDDCLEIRDDLPGLVPVRDSKNPHGPALVFPVDGWSTFVDAVKSGRYKTI; from the coding sequence ATGCGCGACTACGACCTGAGCACGGCCGAGTGGCACAAGAGCAGCTACAGCAACGGCGAAGGTGGCAGCTGCATCGAGGTCGCCCGCTGGCGTAAGAGCAGCTACAGCGGTCACAACAACGACGACTGCCTGGAGATCCGCGACGACCTCCCCGGCCTCGTCCCCGTCCGTGACAGCAAAAACCCGCACGGGCCGGCACTGGTCTTTCCGGTCGACGGGTGGTCGACATTCGTGGATGCCGTGAAGAGCGGTCGGTACAAGACGATCTGA
- a CDS encoding helix-turn-helix domain-containing protein — MANASRQVLWEYWGTELKRHRENAALTQEMLGEKVFVSGGYIGQFEQAIRRPQLDVAIRIDQVLQTDGFFERTWRKLIDDQRYADYFAKVVELERLATQICEFAPMSVPGLLQTEPYMRAAMRAASPFAPDEEFDEGVQSRLDRAVVLNRAERPKYWAVLHEAVLQVPVGGPAVMAEQLEHIVRLIREHKILIQILPFAAGAYPSMGKMLKLMDFDDAPPTAYTETVYAGSLLDDPAIVKRVQQDYDLIRAAASSPEASLVLIKSAAEEYRKCATTT; from the coding sequence ATGGCCAACGCCTCACGCCAAGTACTCTGGGAGTATTGGGGAACGGAACTCAAGCGACATCGGGAGAACGCCGCCTTGACCCAGGAGATGCTGGGAGAGAAGGTGTTCGTCTCCGGCGGATACATCGGACAGTTCGAGCAGGCGATCCGCCGCCCCCAGCTGGACGTGGCGATCCGCATCGACCAGGTTCTACAAACCGACGGTTTTTTCGAGCGGACGTGGCGCAAGCTCATCGACGACCAGCGGTACGCGGATTACTTCGCGAAGGTGGTGGAACTTGAGCGACTGGCGACACAGATCTGCGAGTTCGCCCCGATGTCCGTGCCTGGGCTGCTCCAGACTGAGCCGTACATGCGGGCCGCCATGCGAGCGGCCAGCCCGTTCGCGCCGGACGAGGAGTTCGATGAGGGCGTGCAGTCGCGGCTGGATCGTGCGGTCGTCCTCAACCGCGCGGAACGCCCCAAGTATTGGGCGGTGCTGCATGAGGCCGTCCTCCAAGTTCCGGTGGGCGGACCGGCCGTCATGGCCGAGCAGTTGGAGCACATCGTGCGACTCATCCGCGAGCACAAGATCCTGATCCAGATCCTCCCGTTCGCCGCGGGCGCGTACCCGTCCATGGGCAAGATGCTGAAGCTGATGGACTTCGACGACGCCCCGCCAACTGCCTATACAGAAACGGTGTATGCGGGTTCGCTGCTGGACGATCCGGCCATAGTGAAGCGCGTACAGCAGGACTACGATTTGATCCGGGCCGCAGCGTCCTCGCCAGAGGCGTCCTTGGTCCTGATCAAATCGGCGGCGGAGGAATACCGAAAATGCGCGACTACGACCTGA
- the recO gene encoding DNA repair protein RecO — protein sequence MTLFRDDGIVLRTQKLGEADRIITLLTRGNGRVRAVARGVRRTKSKFGARLEPFSHVDVQFFARGGELVGRGLPLCTQSETIAAYGGAIVTDYARYTAGTAMLETAERFTEHEGEPAVQQYLLLVGGLRTLANGAHAPHLVLDAFLLRSLAVNGYAPSFDACARCGMPGPNRFFSVGSGGVVCGDCRVPGSVVPSSEAIGLLSALLTGDWETADACEARHVREGSGLVAAYLHWHLERGLRSLRYVEK from the coding sequence ATGACTCTGTTCCGCGACGACGGCATCGTGCTGCGCACCCAGAAGCTGGGCGAGGCGGACCGGATCATCACGCTGCTCACCCGCGGCAACGGCCGGGTGCGGGCCGTGGCGCGCGGGGTGCGGCGCACGAAGTCGAAGTTCGGGGCCCGGCTGGAGCCGTTCTCGCACGTGGACGTGCAGTTCTTCGCGCGCGGCGGGGAGCTGGTCGGGCGCGGGCTGCCGCTGTGCACGCAGAGCGAGACGATCGCCGCGTACGGTGGCGCGATCGTCACCGACTACGCCCGCTACACCGCCGGGACGGCGATGCTGGAGACCGCCGAGCGGTTCACCGAGCACGAGGGCGAGCCGGCCGTCCAGCAGTACCTGCTGCTGGTCGGCGGGTTGCGGACGCTGGCCAACGGGGCGCACGCGCCGCACCTGGTGCTGGACGCGTTCCTGCTGCGCTCGCTGGCGGTGAACGGCTATGCGCCAAGTTTCGATGCCTGCGCGCGGTGCGGAATGCCCGGTCCGAACCGGTTCTTCTCGGTGGGGTCGGGCGGCGTGGTGTGCGGTGACTGCCGGGTGCCCGGAAGCGTCGTACCCTCCTCAGAGGCCATCGGACTCCTGAGCGCGCTGCTGACCGGCGACTGGGAGACCGCGGACGCCTGCGAGGCGCGCCATGTCCGGGAGGGCAGCGGCCTCGTCGCGGCGTATCTGCACTGGCACCTGGAGCGCGGCCTGCGGTCCCTGCGCTACGTGGAGAAATAG
- a CDS encoding isoprenyl transferase, whose amino-acid sequence MAVRGILGRNRREYQTPEPHPSGARPPRIPGELVPNHVAIVMDGNGRWAKERGLPRTEGHKVGEGVVLDVLKGCIEMGVKNLSLYAFSTENWKRSPDEVRFLMNFNRDVIRRRRDEMDALGIRIRWVGRMPKLWKSVVQELQIAQEQTKNNDAMTLYFCVNYGGRAEIADAAAAIAADVRAGKLDPSKVNEKTVAKYMYYPDMPDVDLFVRPSGEQRTSNYLIWQSAYAEMVFQDILWPDFDRRNLWDACLEYAKRDRRFGAAPLEAGEKAT is encoded by the coding sequence ATGGCAGTACGCGGGATTCTGGGGCGTAATCGACGTGAGTACCAGACGCCCGAGCCGCATCCCTCGGGTGCGCGTCCGCCGAGGATCCCCGGCGAGCTCGTCCCGAACCACGTCGCGATCGTGATGGACGGCAACGGGCGGTGGGCCAAGGAGCGCGGGCTGCCGCGCACGGAGGGCCACAAGGTGGGCGAGGGCGTCGTGCTCGACGTCCTCAAGGGCTGCATCGAAATGGGCGTGAAGAACCTCTCGCTCTATGCCTTCTCCACCGAGAACTGGAAGCGTTCGCCGGACGAGGTCCGCTTCCTGATGAATTTCAACCGGGACGTCATCCGGCGGCGCCGGGACGAAATGGACGCACTGGGTATTCGTATCCGCTGGGTCGGCCGGATGCCGAAATTGTGGAAGTCCGTCGTCCAGGAACTCCAGATCGCCCAGGAACAGACCAAGAACAATGACGCGATGACGCTGTACTTCTGCGTCAATTACGGCGGCCGGGCGGAGATCGCGGATGCCGCGGCGGCCATCGCGGCGGACGTCCGGGCCGGGAAGCTGGACCCGTCCAAGGTCAACGAAAAGACCGTGGCGAAGTACATGTACTACCCGGACATGCCCGATGTGGATCTGTTCGTCCGGCCCTCCGGTGAGCAGCGGACCTCGAACTACCTGATCTGGCAGAGCGCCTACGCCGAGATGGTGTTCCAGGACATCCTTTGGCCTGATTTCGACCGCCGGAACCTCTGGGACGCGTGCCTGGAGTACGCCAAGCGGGACCGCCGGTTCGGCGCGGCGCCGCTGGAGGCGGGCGAGAAGGCGACCTGA
- a CDS encoding Fur family transcriptional regulator: MATSAGSPVRGRSTRQRTAVSAALDEVDEFRSAQELHDMLKHRGDSVGLTTVYRTLQSLADAGEVDVLRTSDGEAVYRRCNSDDHHHHLVCRGCGKAVEVEGPAVEKWAEQIATEHGFRDVAHTVEIFGTCGDCASKAEAEAGARNRGV; the protein is encoded by the coding sequence GTGGCGACGAGCGCGGGATCTCCGGTCCGCGGCCGGTCGACGCGGCAGCGCACCGCGGTTTCGGCCGCACTCGACGAGGTCGACGAGTTCCGCAGCGCGCAGGAGCTCCACGACATGCTCAAGCACCGGGGCGACTCGGTCGGGTTGACCACCGTCTACCGGACGCTCCAGTCCCTCGCCGACGCCGGCGAGGTCGACGTGCTGCGCACCAGCGACGGCGAGGCCGTCTACCGCCGGTGCAACAGCGACGACCATCACCACCACCTGGTGTGCCGCGGTTGCGGCAAGGCCGTCGAGGTCGAGGGCCCGGCGGTGGAGAAGTGGGCCGAGCAGATCGCCACCGAGCACGGCTTCCGCGATGTGGCGCACACCGTCGAGATCTTCGGGACGTGCGGCGACTGCGCGTCGAAGGCGGAGGCCGAGGCGGGGGCGAGGAACAGGGGCGTCTGA
- a CDS encoding metal ABC transporter permease, which yields MEMLDFAFMQRALIAALIVGITAPAIGIYLVQRRQALMGDGIGHVALTGVGLGFLLNTSPVWVATAVAVVGSVVMELIRWYGKTRGDLALAMLFYGGMAGGVMLMNLSDAGSSANLGTYLFGSITTVSPQDMTTIYVLAALVLAITVGLRRQLFAVCQDEEFARVTGLPVRLLNLLIAVTAAVTVTVAMRVVGLLLVSALMVIPVAAAQQISRSFAVTFATAVAIGVAVTLTGTTASYYVDVPSGATIVLFAIALFVVFTALATPLARRRAAAAGKGCTLEVPAGRTAEDDVRV from the coding sequence ATGGAAATGCTCGACTTCGCCTTCATGCAGCGGGCGCTGATCGCCGCCCTGATCGTCGGGATCACCGCGCCCGCCATCGGCATCTACCTCGTCCAGCGCCGCCAGGCCCTGATGGGCGACGGCATCGGCCATGTCGCGCTGACCGGGGTCGGCCTGGGCTTCCTGCTCAACACCAGCCCGGTCTGGGTCGCCACCGCGGTCGCGGTCGTCGGTTCGGTGGTGATGGAGCTGATCCGCTGGTACGGCAAGACCCGCGGCGATCTGGCGCTGGCCATGCTGTTCTACGGCGGCATGGCAGGCGGTGTGATGCTGATGAACCTCTCGGACGCGGGCTCCAGCGCCAACCTGGGCACGTATCTGTTCGGTTCGATCACCACCGTCTCGCCGCAGGACATGACGACGATCTACGTACTGGCCGCGCTGGTGCTGGCGATCACGGTGGGGCTGCGCCGCCAGCTGTTCGCAGTCTGCCAGGACGAGGAGTTCGCCCGGGTCACCGGCCTGCCGGTGCGGCTGCTGAACCTGCTGATCGCGGTGACCGCCGCGGTCACCGTCACGGTCGCCATGCGGGTGGTCGGTCTGCTGCTGGTCAGCGCGCTGATGGTGATCCCGGTCGCGGCGGCCCAGCAGATCAGTCGCAGCTTCGCGGTGACCTTCGCGACCGCGGTGGCGATCGGTGTGGCGGTGACCCTCACCGGCACCACCGCCTCGTACTACGTCGACGTGCCGTCCGGCGCGACCATCGTGCTGTTCGCCATCGCCCTGTTCGTGGTCTTCACGGCGCTGGCCACCCCGTTGGCCAGAAGGCGGGCCGCGGCGGCCGGGAAGGGGTGCACCCTGGAAGTGCCGGCCGGCCGCACCGCCGAGGACGACGTCCGGGTGTAA
- a CDS encoding metal ABC transporter ATP-binding protein: protein MGQPVIAPEAGGRRAEDGSAVIELRGATASLGSRPVLRGVDLTVRSGEVVALLGANGSGKSTAVRSVIGQVPLTSGDLALFGTPFRRFKDWARVGYVPQRTTAAGGVPATVREVVTAGRLARTKLGLLRKADRAAVHHALELVGMADRVKDSVNALSGGQHQRVLIARALAGEPDLLIMDEPMAGVDLASQEVLASALREQVGRGATVLLVLHELGPLEPLIDRAVVLRDGCVVHDGPPPEAVGQHALPGHDHVHPHADAAAEPLRTGLLS, encoded by the coding sequence ATGGGCCAGCCCGTCATAGCCCCGGAGGCCGGTGGCCGGCGCGCCGAGGACGGGTCGGCGGTGATCGAGCTGCGCGGGGCGACCGCGTCGCTGGGCTCCCGGCCGGTGCTGCGCGGCGTCGATCTGACCGTGCGGTCCGGCGAGGTCGTCGCGCTGCTCGGCGCCAACGGCTCGGGCAAGTCCACCGCCGTCCGCTCGGTGATCGGCCAGGTCCCGCTGACCAGCGGTGACCTCGCGCTCTTCGGGACGCCGTTCCGCCGCTTCAAGGACTGGGCGCGGGTCGGATACGTGCCGCAGCGCACCACCGCGGCCGGCGGGGTGCCGGCCACCGTCCGCGAGGTGGTCACCGCCGGCCGGCTGGCCCGGACGAAGCTCGGCCTGCTCCGCAAGGCGGACCGGGCCGCGGTGCACCACGCGCTGGAACTGGTCGGGATGGCGGACCGGGTCAAGGACTCGGTCAACGCCCTGTCGGGCGGGCAGCACCAGCGGGTGCTGATCGCCCGGGCGCTGGCCGGCGAACCGGATCTGCTGATCATGGACGAGCCGATGGCCGGCGTGGACCTGGCGAGCCAGGAGGTGCTGGCCTCGGCGCTGCGCGAACAGGTCGGCCGCGGCGCCACGGTCCTGCTGGTGCTGCACGAACTCGGCCCGCTGGAGCCGCTGATCGACCGCGCTGTGGTGCTGCGGGACGGCTGCGTCGTCCACGACGGCCCGCCGCCCGAGGCGGTCGGGCAGCACGCCCTGCCCGGCCACGACCACGTCCATCCGCACGCCGACGCCGCCGCGGAGCCGCTCCGCACCGGCCTGCTGAGCTAG
- a CDS encoding metal ABC transporter substrate-binding protein has protein sequence MNVRPHISRAAVAGAAVLGLLGLSACSTTASGRTDDGKLKVAASFYPMQFLAEQIGGSHVEVSNLTKPGVEPHDLTLTPKQTGQLGESGAIVYLKGLQPAVDDAVAQSGVRHIADAAKLTRMETHGPEVDGHHHTTGDNHAHSESEPGQDPHVWLDPVKFAEVAKGVNTTLAEADPKHRADYQKNTDVLVKKLDALNKEFADGLKNRASDTFITTHAAFGYLAERYGLVEEAISGLDPESEPSANRIKDLHTLAEEHHVSTVFFETLANPATAKTLAGDLHLKTDVLDPLEGITDKSRGKDYFSVQRANLAALQKALGTK, from the coding sequence ATGAACGTACGCCCTCACATATCCCGCGCGGCCGTCGCCGGAGCCGCGGTACTCGGCCTGCTGGGTCTCTCCGCCTGCTCCACCACCGCCTCCGGGCGCACCGACGACGGCAAGCTGAAGGTGGCGGCGTCGTTCTATCCGATGCAGTTCCTCGCCGAGCAGATCGGCGGGTCGCACGTCGAGGTGTCCAACCTCACCAAGCCGGGCGTGGAGCCGCACGACCTCACGCTCACCCCCAAGCAGACCGGCCAGCTCGGCGAGTCCGGCGCGATCGTCTACCTCAAGGGCCTGCAGCCCGCCGTGGACGACGCGGTCGCGCAGTCCGGGGTGCGGCACATCGCCGACGCGGCGAAGCTGACCCGCATGGAGACGCACGGTCCCGAGGTGGACGGGCACCACCACACCACCGGCGACAACCACGCGCACTCCGAGTCCGAGCCCGGCCAGGACCCGCACGTCTGGCTGGATCCGGTGAAGTTCGCCGAGGTCGCCAAGGGCGTCAACACCACGCTCGCGGAGGCCGACCCGAAGCACAGGGCCGACTACCAGAAGAACACCGACGTCCTGGTGAAGAAGCTGGACGCGCTGAACAAGGAGTTCGCGGACGGGCTGAAGAACCGCGCCTCGGACACCTTCATCACCACGCACGCCGCCTTCGGCTACCTCGCCGAGCGCTACGGCCTGGTCGAGGAGGCGATCAGCGGTCTGGACCCGGAGTCCGAGCCCAGCGCCAACCGGATCAAGGACCTGCACACCCTCGCGGAGGAGCACCACGTCTCCACCGTGTTCTTCGAGACGCTGGCCAACCCGGCCACCGCCAAGACCCTCGCCGGCGACCTGCACCTGAAGACCGATGTGCTGGATCCGCTGGAGGGGATCACCGACAAGTCCCGCGGCAAGGACTACTTCTCGGTGCAGCGCGCCAACCTCGCCGCGCTCCAGAAGGCGCTCGGCACCAAGTGA